From one Flavobacterium sp. N502536 genomic stretch:
- a CDS encoding transketolase family protein: MKKYTNTGSKDTRSGFGAGMTELGQKNENVVALCADLIGSLKFDDFKKNHPERFFQIGIAEANMIGIAAGLTIGGKIPFTGTFANFSTGRVYDQIRQSVAYSDKNVKICASHAGLTLGEDGATHQILEDIGLMKMLPGMTVINTCDYNQTKAATLALADHHGPAYLRFGRPVVPNFTPADEPFVIGKAILLNEGTDVTIVATGHLVWEALIAAEALEAKGISAEVINIHTIKPLDEEAILKSLAKTKCVVTAEEHNILGGLGESVSRVLALNNPAPQEFVAVNDSFGESGTPEQLMEKYKLNNQAIVEAVERVIKRK; this comes from the coding sequence ATGAAAAAATATACAAATACAGGAAGTAAAGATACTCGTTCGGGTTTTGGAGCGGGAATGACTGAACTAGGTCAAAAAAACGAAAATGTTGTAGCCTTATGTGCGGATTTAATTGGATCATTAAAATTTGATGATTTCAAAAAAAATCACCCGGAGCGTTTTTTCCAAATTGGTATTGCTGAAGCAAATATGATTGGTATTGCTGCAGGTTTAACAATTGGAGGAAAAATTCCTTTCACAGGAACTTTTGCTAACTTCTCTACAGGAAGAGTTTACGATCAAATTCGTCAATCAGTTGCTTACTCTGATAAAAATGTAAAAATTTGTGCTTCTCACGCTGGTTTAACACTAGGTGAAGACGGAGCAACACACCAAATCCTTGAGGATATTGGATTAATGAAAATGTTACCGGGAATGACTGTAATCAATACTTGCGATTACAATCAAACTAAAGCGGCTACTTTAGCATTGGCAGATCACCATGGCCCTGCTTACTTGCGTTTTGGACGTCCGGTTGTACCTAACTTTACACCTGCTGATGAGCCTTTCGTAATTGGAAAAGCAATTTTATTAAACGAAGGAACTGATGTTACCATTGTTGCAACAGGACACTTAGTTTGGGAAGCTCTTATCGCTGCCGAAGCTCTTGAAGCAAAAGGAATCTCTGCTGAAGTAATCAACATCCACACTATTAAACCACTTGATGAAGAAGCTATTCTAAAATCATTGGCCAAAACAAAATGCGTGGTAACTGCAGAAGAGCACAACATTCTTGGAGGTCTTGGAGAAAGCGTTTCAAGAGTATTAGCTTTAAACAATCCTGCACCACAAGAATTTGTAGCTGTTAACGATAGTTTTGGTGAGTCTGGAACTCCAGAGCAACTAATGGAAAAATACAAATTGAACAACCAGGCGATTGTTGAAGCTGTAGAAAGAGTAATCAAAAGAAAATAA
- a CDS encoding DMT family transporter, with product MRNDNLKSYLNLHLIVFIWGFTAILGALITIDAENLVWFRMLLAGVFLAAFIVYKKQSFVISATSFAKLIFVGLLIALHWIFFFRAIHVSNVSITLSIFSLGAFFASLLEPLFYGRKILFYEVFFGLIIIAGLALIMKVEVKYLHGMYYALAAIILGVLFTLMNGKLITEHDPSVITFYEFAAGVFFISIYFLVQGKFNADFFTMSLNNWGLLLLLASVCTAYAFTASVKVMQKLTPYTVMLTTNLEPVYGIVLAYFILGGKEKMSTEFYIGALIIVITVILNGVFKHYKNKKEV from the coding sequence ATGCGAAACGATAATTTAAAAAGTTATTTAAATCTTCATTTAATTGTTTTTATCTGGGGTTTTACGGCCATTCTTGGTGCTTTAATAACCATTGATGCCGAAAATTTGGTTTGGTTCAGAATGCTTCTTGCAGGAGTTTTTCTGGCCGCTTTTATTGTATACAAGAAACAATCGTTTGTCATCTCAGCTACCTCTTTCGCAAAGCTTATTTTTGTCGGACTGCTGATTGCCCTTCACTGGATTTTCTTTTTTAGAGCCATTCATGTATCCAATGTTTCCATAACCCTCTCGATATTTTCGTTAGGAGCATTTTTTGCTTCGCTGTTAGAGCCGCTTTTCTACGGAAGAAAGATTTTATTCTACGAGGTTTTCTTCGGATTGATTATTATTGCCGGTTTAGCGCTAATTATGAAGGTAGAGGTGAAGTACCTGCACGGCATGTATTATGCATTGGCAGCTATCATACTGGGAGTTTTGTTTACGTTAATGAACGGAAAATTAATCACAGAACACGATCCTTCGGTAATTACCTTTTATGAGTTTGCTGCGGGAGTTTTCTTTATTTCAATTTATTTTTTAGTACAGGGAAAATTCAATGCTGACTTTTTTACCATGTCACTAAATAACTGGGGTCTGTTGCTTCTTTTGGCTTCGGTTTGTACGGCATATGCCTTTACAGCTTCGGTGAAAGTGATGCAGAAATTAACTCCCTATACGGTGATGTTAACGACTAATTTAGAGCCGGTTTACGGAATTGTACTGGCCTATTTTATCCTTGGCGGGAAAGAAAAAATGAGTACAGAATTTTATATTGGCGCCCTGATAATCGTAATTACAGTTATCTTAAATGGCGTTTTTAAACATTATAAAAACAAGAAGGAAGTGTAA
- a CDS encoding acetyl-CoA carboxylase carboxyltransferase subunit alpha, with protein sequence MEYLDFELPIKELEEQLEKCVIIGKESDVDVTPTCKEINKKLEQTKKEIYKNLTAWQRVQLSRHPNRPYTLDYIKAICGDTFLELHGDRSFKDDKAMVGGLGKINGQSFMIVGQQKGFNTKTRQYRNFGMANPEGYRKALRLMKMAEKFGIPVLTLVDTPGAYPGLEAEERGQGEAIARNIFEMVRLQVPIITIIVGEGASGGALGIGVGDKVYMLENTWYSVISPESCSSILWKSWEYKERAADALKLTSSDMKKQKLVDDVIPEPLGGAHYDRETTFKTVAEYITKGYNELKDLSTHDLIAQRMDKYSKMGEYKE encoded by the coding sequence ATGGAATATTTAGATTTTGAGCTTCCAATAAAAGAACTTGAAGAACAGTTAGAAAAGTGTGTTATAATTGGAAAAGAATCTGATGTTGATGTAACACCAACCTGCAAGGAAATCAACAAGAAATTAGAACAAACTAAGAAAGAAATATACAAAAATCTTACAGCCTGGCAACGTGTTCAGCTGTCAAGACATCCAAATAGACCTTACACTTTAGATTATATCAAAGCAATTTGCGGAGATACTTTTTTAGAACTTCATGGAGACAGAAGCTTTAAAGACGATAAAGCGATGGTGGGCGGATTAGGAAAAATAAACGGTCAGTCGTTTATGATCGTAGGTCAGCAAAAAGGTTTTAATACCAAAACACGTCAGTACCGTAATTTTGGTATGGCGAATCCTGAAGGATACCGTAAAGCTTTGCGTTTGATGAAAATGGCAGAGAAGTTCGGAATTCCGGTTTTAACTTTAGTAGATACTCCGGGAGCATACCCAGGACTTGAAGCTGAAGAAAGAGGACAGGGAGAGGCAATCGCGAGAAACATTTTTGAAATGGTTCGTTTGCAAGTACCTATCATCACCATCATTGTAGGTGAAGGAGCTTCGGGAGGAGCATTAGGAATTGGTGTTGGAGATAAAGTATACATGTTAGAAAATACCTGGTATTCTGTAATTTCTCCGGAATCTTGTTCTTCAATTTTATGGAAAAGCTGGGAGTACAAAGAACGTGCTGCCGATGCTTTAAAATTGACTTCATCGGATATGAAAAAACAAAAATTAGTGGATGATGTAATCCCGGAACCATTAGGCGGAGCACACTATGACCGCGAAACTACTTTTAAAACAGTAGCCGAGTACATCACTAAAGGATATAATGAATTGAAAGACTTATCAACACATGATCTGATTGCCCAAAGAATGGACAAATACAGTAAGATGGGGGAGTATAAAGAGTAA
- a CDS encoding transketolase, whose translation MKPNTQQLSDLTIQVRRDILRMVHAVNSGHPGGSLGCTEFLVTLYQNIMERKEGFDMDGIGEDIFFLSNGHISPVFYSVLARSGYFPVSELATFRLLNSRLQGHPTTHEGLPGIRMASGSLGQGLSVALGAAQAKKLNGDNHLIYSLHGDGELQEGQNWEAIMYASAKNVDNLIATIDLNGKQIDGTTDEVLAMGSLRAKFEAFDWDVLEIKEGNNIDAIIAGLNEAKSRTGKGKPVCILLYTEMGNGVDFMMHTHAWHGKAPNNDQLASALAQNTSTLADY comes from the coding sequence ATGAAGCCTAACACACAACAATTAAGCGATTTAACTATCCAAGTAAGAAGAGACATTCTTCGAATGGTACATGCTGTCAACTCAGGTCACCCAGGTGGTTCATTAGGTTGTACTGAATTTTTGGTAACACTGTACCAAAACATTATGGAGCGTAAAGAAGGTTTTGATATGGACGGAATTGGAGAGGACATTTTCTTCCTTTCAAACGGACATATTTCTCCTGTTTTTTATAGCGTACTAGCACGTAGCGGTTATTTCCCTGTTTCAGAACTTGCCACTTTTAGATTACTAAACTCCCGTTTACAAGGACATCCAACAACTCACGAAGGATTACCTGGAATTCGTATGGCTTCTGGTTCATTAGGACAAGGTTTATCTGTAGCTCTTGGTGCAGCTCAGGCTAAAAAATTAAATGGCGACAATCATTTGATTTATTCTTTACATGGAGATGGTGAATTACAAGAAGGTCAAAACTGGGAGGCTATCATGTATGCTTCTGCTAAAAATGTAGACAACCTTATTGCAACTATCGACCTTAACGGAAAACAAATTGACGGAACAACTGACGAAGTTTTAGCAATGGGAAGCCTTCGCGCTAAATTCGAAGCTTTTGACTGGGACGTTCTTGAAATTAAAGAAGGAAACAATATCGATGCTATTATTGCCGGTTTAAACGAAGCTAAATCAAGAACAGGAAAAGGAAAACCAGTTTGTATTTTGTTATATACAGAAATGGGTAACGGAGTTGATTTTATGATGCACACACATGCATGGCATGGTAAAGCACCAAACAACGATCAGTTGGCAAGTGCTTTAGCTCAAAACACTTCAACTTTAGCAGATTATTAA
- the dnaB gene encoding replicative DNA helicase, whose product MENFKNVNPVKVDKTTIISLEKGKLPPQVLELEEAVLGAMMIDKKGVDDVIDILQADAFYKDAHKFIFEAIVQLFTETQPIDLLTVSSQLKKNGKLELAGGDFYLIQLTQKIASSAHIEFHSRIILQKFIQRSLIRISSEIIEASYDETADVFDLLDQAESKLYEVTQGNIKRSSETAQSLVLQAKKKIEEIAKKEGLSGVETGFHNLDKLTSGWQPSDLIIIAARPAMGKTAFVLSMARNIAIQYGHGVALFSLEMASVQLITRLISSETGLSSEKLRTGKLEPHEWEMLSTKVKDLEKAPLFIDDTPSLSIFDLRAKCRRLASQHGIKIIIIDYLQLMTAGGNNKGGGNREQEISTISRNLKALAKELNVPVIALSQLSRAVETRGSSKRPLLSDLRESGAIEQDADIVSFLYRPEYYKIEEWDDDEASPTAGQAEIMIAKHRNGGIENIRLKFLGHLGKFDNLDDFSGGYDDLPSKMNHDDSPFITKSLPSANEAFGSNLNDDEDDSDVPF is encoded by the coding sequence ATGGAAAATTTCAAGAATGTAAATCCTGTAAAGGTAGATAAAACCACAATTATTAGCTTAGAAAAAGGGAAGCTTCCTCCGCAGGTGCTTGAATTAGAAGAAGCTGTTCTTGGGGCGATGATGATTGATAAAAAGGGGGTTGATGATGTAATTGATATTTTGCAGGCTGATGCTTTTTATAAAGATGCACATAAATTTATTTTTGAAGCGATCGTGCAGCTTTTTACCGAAACACAGCCAATCGATTTGTTGACCGTTTCTTCTCAGTTGAAGAAGAATGGGAAATTAGAATTAGCAGGAGGAGATTTTTATTTAATTCAGCTGACTCAAAAAATTGCCTCTTCGGCGCATATCGAATTTCACTCTCGTATTATTCTTCAGAAATTCATTCAGAGAAGTTTGATCCGAATTTCGTCTGAAATCATCGAAGCATCTTACGATGAAACAGCCGATGTATTTGATTTGCTGGATCAGGCCGAATCGAAATTGTACGAAGTAACGCAGGGAAATATCAAGCGTAGTTCGGAAACAGCCCAGAGTTTAGTACTTCAGGCTAAAAAGAAAATTGAAGAGATTGCCAAAAAGGAAGGATTAAGTGGTGTTGAAACCGGTTTTCATAATCTGGATAAACTGACTTCGGGATGGCAGCCTAGTGATTTAATTATTATCGCGGCGAGACCTGCGATGGGAAAAACGGCCTTCGTACTTTCAATGGCGAGAAATATTGCCATTCAGTATGGACATGGGGTGGCTTTGTTCTCTCTGGAGATGGCATCCGTTCAGTTGATTACAAGGTTAATTTCGTCAGAAACAGGATTGTCATCAGAAAAACTTCGTACCGGTAAATTAGAACCTCACGAATGGGAAATGTTGAGTACCAAAGTAAAAGATTTGGAAAAAGCACCTTTGTTTATTGATGATACACCTTCGCTTTCTATTTTTGACTTAAGAGCAAAATGCCGTCGTTTGGCTTCACAGCACGGAATTAAAATTATCATTATTGACTATTTGCAGTTGATGACTGCCGGAGGAAATAATAAAGGAGGAGGAAATCGTGAGCAGGAAATCTCTACTATTTCCCGAAACTTAAAAGCTTTGGCAAAAGAGCTAAATGTACCGGTAATTGCACTTTCACAGCTATCACGTGCGGTAGAGACCCGTGGATCAAGTAAGCGTCCACTTCTTTCGGATCTTCGTGAATCGGGGGCGATTGAGCAGGATGCTGATATTGTTTCGTTTTTATACCGTCCGGAATACTATAAAATTGAAGAATGGGATGATGACGAGGCTTCACCTACTGCAGGTCAGGCCGAGATTATGATCGCGAAACACCGTAATGGTGGTATTGAAAACATCCGATTAAAATTCTTAGGACACCTTGGAAAGTTTGACAACCTGGATGATTTTTCAGGAGGTTACGATGATTTACCGTCTAAAATGAATCATGACGATAGTCCTTTTATAACCAAAAGCCTGCCTTCGGCCAATGAAGCTTTTGGCAGTAACTTAAACGACGACGAAGACGACAGCGATGTCCCGTTTTAA
- the tgt gene encoding tRNA guanosine(34) transglycosylase Tgt, whose translation MKFDLLQKDPQSKARAGSITTDHGVIETPIFMPVGTVASVKGVHQRELKEDINPDIILGNTYHLYLRPQTEILEKAGGLHKFMNWDRNILTDSGGYQVYSLSNNRKIKEEGVKFKSHIDGSYHFFSPESVMEIQRTIGADIIMAFDECTPYPCDYRYAQRSMHMTHRWLDRCINHLDKVPYKYGYEQTFFPIVQGSTYKDLRRQSAEYIANAGQQGNAIGGLSVGEPAEEMYAMTEVVCEILPEDKPRYLMGVGTPINILENIALGIDMFDCVMPTRNARNGMLFTANGTINIKNKKWEADFSPIDEMGHTFVDTEYTKAYLRHLFAANEYLGKQIATIHNLGFYMWLVREARKHILAGDFRPWKEMMVKNMSQRL comes from the coding sequence ATGAAGTTTGATTTATTACAAAAAGATCCGCAATCTAAAGCGAGAGCGGGAAGTATTACTACAGATCACGGCGTAATTGAAACGCCTATTTTTATGCCTGTTGGTACAGTGGCTTCTGTTAAAGGGGTACACCAGCGCGAACTTAAAGAGGATATCAATCCGGATATTATTCTTGGAAATACCTACCACTTGTATTTACGTCCGCAGACTGAAATTCTTGAAAAAGCAGGCGGATTGCATAAATTTATGAATTGGGATCGTAATATTTTGACTGATTCAGGTGGATATCAGGTGTATTCACTTTCTAATAACAGAAAAATTAAAGAAGAAGGAGTAAAGTTTAAATCACATATTGATGGTTCGTATCACTTTTTTTCACCGGAAAGTGTAATGGAAATTCAGCGTACCATTGGAGCCGATATCATTATGGCTTTTGATGAATGTACACCTTACCCATGTGATTACAGATATGCACAACGTTCGATGCACATGACACACCGTTGGTTAGATCGTTGTATCAACCATTTGGACAAAGTGCCTTATAAATATGGATACGAGCAGACCTTTTTCCCAATTGTTCAGGGAAGTACTTATAAAGATTTACGTCGTCAGTCGGCAGAGTATATTGCAAATGCAGGACAACAAGGAAATGCTATTGGAGGTTTGTCTGTAGGAGAGCCTGCAGAAGAAATGTACGCCATGACCGAAGTGGTTTGTGAAATTTTACCCGAAGATAAACCGCGTTACTTAATGGGAGTTGGAACTCCGATTAATATCTTGGAGAATATTGCTTTGGGAATTGATATGTTCGATTGTGTGATGCCAACCCGTAATGCCAGAAATGGTATGTTGTTTACAGCAAACGGAACCATCAACATCAAAAATAAAAAATGGGAAGCTGATTTTTCACCTATTGATGAAATGGGGCATACCTTTGTGGATACCGAGTATACAAAAGCCTATTTGCGTCACCTATTTGCCGCTAATGAATATTTAGGAAAACAAATTGCAACGATTCATAACCTTGGGTTTTATATGTGGTTGGTTCGTGAAGCAAGAAAGCATATCTTAGCTGGCGATTTTAGACCATGGAAAGAAATGATGGTTAAAAATATGAGTCAAAGACTATAA
- a CDS encoding LptF/LptG family permease, whose translation MLTIIDKYILKRYLATFSVMILLFIPIGIVIDVSEKVNKMLENKIPFTAIAIYYYNFTVYFANSLFPIFLFLSVIWFTSKLANNTEIIAVLSSGISFSRFLRPYIIGASIVSIFVLLMGFFIVPAASEGFNNFRYTYLKGNGKVEMLGNNTNVYRQINDNDFIFVNSFNEESKTAFNFTLEHFEGEKLTYKITASRIKWDPKTKTYNLYDYTKRTLGELNDQVEKSPEKRVAFKFELADLTPVVYIAETLPLGKLIDFIEKERKRGSGNINTYLVVLYKKYSVPVSAFILTIIAVAVSAMKRRGGMGTNLAIGIAIAFAFVFFDKIFGTLAEKSTFSPLFAVWFPNIVFGILAIYLLRNAKR comes from the coding sequence ATGTTAACGATAATAGATAAGTATATTTTAAAAAGATATTTAGCCACATTTTCGGTGATGATCTTGTTATTTATTCCGATTGGGATTGTGATTGACGTCTCTGAAAAGGTGAATAAGATGTTGGAAAATAAAATTCCGTTTACCGCAATTGCGATCTATTATTACAATTTTACGGTATATTTTGCGAATTCTCTGTTTCCGATATTTTTGTTTTTGTCGGTAATTTGGTTTACTTCAAAACTGGCCAATAATACAGAGATTATTGCAGTTTTAAGTTCCGGAATTTCGTTTTCACGTTTCTTAAGACCTTATATTATTGGTGCTTCAATCGTTTCGATTTTTGTGCTTTTAATGGGGTTTTTTATTGTTCCTGCCGCCAGCGAAGGGTTCAATAACTTTAGGTATACCTATTTAAAGGGGAATGGAAAAGTAGAAATGCTGGGTAATAATACAAACGTATACCGACAAATTAACGACAACGATTTTATTTTTGTCAATAGCTTTAATGAAGAGTCTAAAACGGCTTTTAATTTTACATTAGAGCATTTTGAAGGTGAAAAGTTAACGTATAAAATTACTGCCAGCCGTATCAAATGGGATCCTAAAACAAAGACCTATAATTTGTACGATTATACCAAAAGAACGCTCGGAGAATTAAATGATCAGGTTGAAAAAAGTCCGGAAAAAAGGGTGGCTTTCAAATTTGAGCTGGCCGATTTAACTCCGGTAGTTTACATTGCAGAGACTCTTCCATTGGGCAAACTGATTGATTTTATTGAGAAAGAACGTAAAAGAGGTTCTGGAAATATTAATACCTATTTAGTTGTACTGTATAAAAAATACAGTGTACCCGTTTCTGCTTTTATCCTTACGATTATTGCTGTGGCAGTTTCGGCAATGAAACGTCGCGGTGGTATGGGAACCAATTTGGCAATCGGAATTGCAATAGCCTTCGCCTTTGTGTTTTTTGATAAAATATTTGGAACACTTGCCGAAAAATCTACCTTCTCACCTTTATTTGCTGTTTGGTTTCCGAATATTGTTTTTGGAATTTTAGCGATTTACCTACTACGTAATGCGAAACGATAA
- a CDS encoding polysaccharide deacetylase family protein codes for MNLAQKLGYPENTKLLIIHADDAGLSHSENQATIQTLQNGFVNSYSIMTPCPWFFEMANFAKNNPQYDCGVHLTLTCEWENYKFGPVLPLSEVPSLTDANGHFYKSRADFKNHAKPSEIKKELTAQIERALQFGIQPTHLDSHMCSIGVTPEILEIYKELGRQYKLPVFINQQFVESIRLSDEEYNFGDMLLTDNLLIGYFSDFEKGELRNSYIKALDNAIPGLNVFLLHPAFDDFEMQGITVNHPNFGSAWRQIDFDFFTSEECGQKLKENNIQLVTWREIGLIR; via the coding sequence ATGAATTTAGCTCAAAAACTTGGATATCCTGAAAACACCAAACTGTTAATCATTCATGCCGACGATGCGGGTTTATCGCATTCTGAAAATCAGGCCACGATACAAACACTCCAAAACGGCTTCGTAAACTCCTATAGCATCATGACACCCTGTCCGTGGTTTTTCGAAATGGCGAACTTCGCCAAAAACAATCCGCAATATGACTGTGGTGTACATCTCACACTTACCTGTGAGTGGGAAAATTACAAATTCGGTCCGGTTCTTCCGCTTTCAGAAGTTCCAAGTTTAACCGATGCAAACGGTCATTTCTATAAATCCAGAGCTGATTTTAAAAATCATGCAAAACCATCAGAAATCAAAAAAGAACTTACGGCTCAAATCGAAAGAGCCTTGCAATTCGGAATACAACCCACCCACCTGGACTCGCACATGTGTAGTATTGGCGTAACTCCTGAGATTTTAGAAATCTACAAAGAACTCGGACGCCAATACAAGCTACCGGTTTTCATCAACCAGCAATTTGTTGAATCCATTCGTCTATCTGACGAAGAATACAATTTCGGAGATATGCTTTTGACCGATAATCTTTTGATTGGGTATTTTAGCGACTTTGAAAAAGGCGAATTAAGAAACTCATACATCAAAGCCTTAGACAATGCGATCCCGGGTTTAAATGTATTCTTGCTGCATCCCGCTTTTGACGACTTTGAAATGCAGGGTATCACCGTAAACCATCCTAATTTTGGCTCGGCCTGGCGTCAAATCGACTTTGACTTTTTCACCAGCGAAGAATGTGGCCAAAAACTAAAAGAAAACAACATTCAATTGGTCACCTGGCGAGAGATTGGATTAATTAGATAA
- a CDS encoding response regulator transcription factor produces the protein MSAAIKIALVDDEVLFRKGISFLLQREDNIDIIFEASNGEELLTNLNNSVIKPDIIIMDLKMPILNGVEATKIIRKSFPEIKIIALTSYDTKSFIANMIQVGAVAYLIKNTTPKDLIHTINQVAKKGFYYNESVLQTIQETIISSKTSKGNLETGFLSQREIEILQLICQQKTTSEIADHLYLSPRTVEGHRNNLLLKTESKNIAGLVVYAIQNEIAVLTL, from the coding sequence ATGAGTGCCGCTATTAAAATTGCTTTAGTCGATGACGAAGTTTTATTCCGTAAAGGAATTTCTTTTTTATTGCAAAGAGAGGATAATATCGATATTATCTTTGAGGCATCTAATGGAGAAGAACTTCTGACGAACTTAAATAACAGTGTCATCAAACCTGACATTATTATTATGGATTTGAAGATGCCAATTTTGAATGGTGTCGAGGCTACAAAAATTATCCGGAAGTCATTTCCGGAAATTAAAATTATCGCGCTGACCAGTTATGATACCAAATCATTTATTGCCAATATGATTCAGGTGGGAGCAGTGGCTTATTTAATCAAAAATACTACTCCAAAAGATTTAATTCATACCATCAATCAGGTTGCCAAAAAAGGTTTTTATTATAACGAAAGCGTTCTGCAAACCATTCAGGAAACCATTATCTCCAGCAAGACCTCAAAAGGGAATTTGGAAACAGGTTTTCTTTCACAGCGTGAAATAGAGATTCTTCAGTTGATCTGCCAGCAGAAAACAACTTCAGAAATTGCTGATCATCTTTATTTGAGTCCCAGAACCGTAGAAGGGCACCGCAACAACTTACTCCTTAAAACTGAATCTAAGAATATTGCCGGTTTAGTAGTCTATGCGATTCAGAATGAAATTGCTGTTTTAACACTATAA
- a CDS encoding sensor histidine kinase: MSGIPVYEKEIVAIILYTSCFFMVVAFFLIAFFYFSRKKIIQKEVEKRDLEIQYRKEQVHAVIVTQEEERKRIAQDLHDDISSKLNIVSLNSHILSSPNLTEAEISEITGTIISLTAKALENSRKIAHNLLPPVFEKFGLNAGVRELCDEFESSKKVKVHYHNEIEFDPKDIDRHLHVFRILQELMNNSLRHGKATEIWVDFKMEDEIQTCYYKDNGIGFDTENSENQKGLGMKNIDSRISFLKGNIEIHSEIDKGISVVFTF; the protein is encoded by the coding sequence ATGAGTGGAATCCCGGTTTACGAAAAAGAGATAGTGGCTATCATTCTCTACACATCATGTTTCTTTATGGTTGTAGCCTTTTTTTTAATTGCGTTTTTTTATTTTTCCAGAAAGAAAATTATTCAGAAAGAAGTAGAAAAAAGAGATCTGGAAATTCAATACCGTAAAGAACAAGTACATGCCGTTATTGTGACTCAGGAAGAAGAACGAAAGCGAATTGCACAGGATTTACATGACGATATCAGCTCTAAACTGAATATTGTATCCTTAAATTCACATATACTCTCATCTCCAAACTTAACCGAAGCAGAAATCAGTGAGATTACGGGGACCATTATAAGTCTTACCGCAAAAGCACTCGAGAACTCCCGAAAAATTGCACATAACTTATTACCTCCTGTTTTTGAAAAATTTGGTTTGAATGCCGGTGTCCGGGAACTTTGTGATGAGTTTGAAAGCAGCAAGAAGGTAAAAGTACATTACCACAATGAAATTGAATTTGATCCTAAAGATATTGATCGTCATTTGCATGTTTTCCGAATTTTACAGGAACTAATGAACAATTCTTTGCGTCACGGAAAAGCAACTGAAATTTGGGTTGATTTTAAGATGGAAGATGAAATTCAGACCTGTTATTATAAAGATAACGGAATTGGTTTTGATACCGAGAATTCCGAAAATCAGAAAGGATTAGGGATGAAAAACATCGATAGCCGTATTTCATTTTTGAAGGGAAATATCGAAATTCATTCGGAAATTGACAAGGGTATTAGCGTAGTTTTTACTTTTTAG